In the Alligator mississippiensis isolate rAllMis1 chromosome 7, rAllMis1, whole genome shotgun sequence genome, one interval contains:
- the LOC132251445 gene encoding A-kinase anchor protein 4-like produces the protein MSQEVDWLHSQAGLCKVDLYKPEGQKDQDRKVISFVDVSSLNLKATDPKAKQAASQSSNISEHSNELDLVNMEEREVIVIKDNEKQDRSKTEGTVCLFKQGSTDELNIVSWLNNDLQKYAVGFQHALAPSDNPPKHKGSDSFKNTLLYQNNDTSLKCTGAQKENKGDTDDVSYYVNKLCSLVAQMASKEITDKLEGTAQNCISQAIHRSTHEGKNTTTCGDVSKIASQMVNEAVEASTQDPRGKLLSPKASQERTIKGEDHSGSKKTSLFYGEMSNQKGCKQGEKSSDKQMHQQAKNSRQDESGTSVSKGLMVYANKVASDMMFSFLKTMKVEKKGNKHAPACLVLKKVVLKHTREVISDLIDSIMKNLHNVTGELMTNSDFVATVKKNLFSVANQKSTEILEAMVKRLFQALAGEDKGQSRSQSLAFTSLKTGSQDPKSQAMQFTAMQSAMHNSGKDKEKGGNKSQSSSCKPSEKHCSMDKYAKDLIVTALMLIQQHLLQQTNNGKDSSESHATSFGYVSRDAHFEKAGNSQSSKSLAEDSGSRPTGTRNNYQHHLNSQMGDISSILLSVIQKVLHEAGFNIEDSSSETNESFKHTPASEWEPGKQAVANQPNSAMEQFGNMDQLNKQFFDQLVESVIKLCLFMVKGSGTDIALGDLSEEPNAFGTSSAKAQATPRRASLSKQNGNPLTGSSSGSQVVVTNQNANSSSQNKELQAILQWVVASQFNVPNLSFMDGNEENLKKLPLLAEKAAMKGYSVGDILQEVMRYLEKQQFDATVGNITRYGLMDWLLNSL, from the coding sequence ATGTCTCAGGAAGTTGACTGGCTACACAGCCAGGCAGGCCTGTGTAAAGTAGACCTCTACAAGCCTGAAGGACAGAAGGACCAGGACCGTAAAGTGATCTCTTTTGTTGATGTCTCCAGCCTGAATTTAAAAGCCACAGATCCAAAAGCAAAGCAAGCTGCAAGCCAGTCCAGCAACATCTCTGAACATTCAAATGAACTTGACCTAGTAAACATGGAGGAAAGAGAGGTCATTGTAATAAAAGACAATGAAAAGCAAGATCGTTCTAAGACTGAAGGAACAGTCTGTCTTTTTAAACAAGGTTCAACTGATGAACTTAACATTGTGAGCTGGCTCAACAATGACCTTCAGAAATACGCAGTTGGATTCCAGCATGCACTGGCTCCTTCAGATAATCCACCGAAACACAAAGGTAGTGACAGCTTCAAAAACACCCTACTGTACCAGAATAATGACACATCATTAAAGTGTACTGGTGCtcaaaaagaaaacaagggaGACACTGATGATGTTTCATACTATGTAAATAAGCTCTGTTCCTTGGTTGCTCAAATGGCCAGTAAGGAGATCACAGACAAACTGGAAGGAACTGCCCAAAACTGTATAAGTCAAGCAATTCATAGATCCACTCATGAAGGGAAAAATACCACCACCTGTGGCGATGTGAGCAAAATTGCATCACAGATGGTGAATGAAGCTGTTGAAGCAAGCACACAAGACCCTCGTGGTAAACTACTATCTCCCAAGGCATCTCAAGAAAGGACTATTAAGGGAGAAGATCATTCAGGCTCCAAGAAAACATCTCTTTTCTATGGCGAGATGTCCAATCAAAAGGGCTGTAAACAAGGAGAAAAATCTTCAGATAAGCAAATGCATCAGCAAGCCAAAAACTCCAGGCAAGATGAATCTGGTACTTCTGTCAGCAAAGGGCTAATGGTTTATGCAAACAAAGTGGCTTCAGATATGATGTTCTCATTCTTAAAGACCATGAAAGTTGAAAAGAAGGGCAACAAGCATGCTCCAGCTTGCCTGGTTTTGAAGAAAGTAGTTCTCAAACACACCAGAGAAGTTATATCAGACTTGATAGACTCAATAATGAAAAATCTACATAATGTCACAGGTGAGCTCATGACAAACTCTGACTTCGTTGCTACTGTGAAGAAAAATCTATTCAGTGTAGCGAATCAGAAGTCTACTGAAATTCTGGAAGCAATGGTTAAACGCCTTTTTCAAGCCCTAGCAGGAGAAGATAAGGGACAATCCAGATCTCAAAGTCTAGCATTTACATCACTTAAAACAGGGTCCCAGGACCCAAAATCTCAAGCCATGCAGTTCACAGCAATGCAAAGTGCAATGCACAACTCTggaaaagacaaggaaaaaggaggaaacaAATCTCAATCGTCTTCATGCAAGCCTTCAGAAAAGCACTGCTCAATGGATAAGTATGCAAAAGACCTCATTGTGACTGCCTTAATGTTGATACAGCAACATCTACTGCAACAGACAAACAATGGTAAGGACTCTAGCGAATCACATGCCACTTCGTTTGGGTATGTTTCCCGTGATGCACATTTCGAAAAAGCTGGGAACAGCCAAAGCTCCAAATCCCTTGCAGAGGATTCTGGGTCGAGGCCAACAGGGACAAGGAACAATTACCAACATCATCTCAACTCCCAGATGGGAGACATATCAAGTATCCTCTTGTCCGTCATACAGAAGGTCTTGCATGAAGCTGGGTTCAATATAGAAGACAGCTCCAGCGAAACTAACGAGAGCTTCAAGCATACCCCTGCCAGCGAATGGGAGCCTGGCAAACAGGCCGTAGCCAATCAGCCGAATTCAGCCATGGAGCAGTTTGGCAATATGGATCAGCTCAACAAGCAATTTTTTGACCAACTGGTGGAATCTGTGATAAAGTTATGTCTCTTCATGGTCAAAGGCAGTGGCACTGATATAGCTCTAGGTGACTTGTCAGAGGAACCCAATGCATTTGGTACCTCATCTGCAAAAGCTCAAGCAACACCCAGGAGAGCTTCCCTATCAAAACAGAACGGAAACCCACTTACAGGTTCATCTTCAGGTTCACAAGTAGTAGTGACCAACCAGAATGCCAACAGCAGCTCACAAAACAAAGAGCTTCAGGCCATCCTCCAGTGGGTGGTTGCTTCCCAGTTCAACGTGCCAAATCTGTCATTCATGGATGGAAATGAAGAGAATCTGAAGAAACTTCCTTTGCTAGCTGAAAAAGCAGCCATGAAGGGCTACAGTGTGGGGGATATTCTCCAGGAAGTGATGAGGTACTTAGAAAAACAACAGTTTGATGCCACTGTAGGAAACATAACTCGCTATGGACTGATGGACTGGTTGCTTAATAGCCTCTGA